CACCATGGGGAAAACTGTCTGCTTTGGAATGAAATTAACAGTATAATAACATGGTtatattataagataaatatCCCCCTTATCTCCccaccaaaaacaacaacaaaaacatcaggttagtttcactaattatttaaataatctatgCACTTAAAGAAGTTaatacagtatattttaaaaggtttttctaactttgaaaaaattaaaagtgtgGTTTGACTCATAGCCTTCCATAGTAGTACATCTTTGAACAAAACTATTATTTAGCAGATTGTTTATAAACTTCAAGatgttaaagaatgttttaattttgtattgttgttttttctttacatgattatgaaaaatttaatttgtaaaccTAGAAAAGACATGAAcacaaatttcattattttactaaaCCTTCTGTCAGAATATAAGGCAAGtttggatatttgtttttataattgtagCGTGGATATCTAAACTTTATGAACGATTTTTGTAACACTGTATTTGTGTGTGGTATAGTAGTGTGAGgatttttatcacatttagtatttattatttatgtaaataaattattatatggaATATAAGTGATGTAAATAGTATTTCCAAAATTGATTTTGTAATTACAAGTATTATcattcatttctttatttcattaagtaatgatggaagactataatattgtataatttctttgttttctcaacttagcataaaaatattatttctatttgaTTACAACTTCTCTGGTtcagaatttgtaaatattatagtaATTGGTAAAAGTACTTTTGCTCATTATGTGTATTCAAGTAGTTTGACTTTTATATTTATGTCAGCAAATTAGGTCTGAAAAGCCCCCCATGGCTCTGTAATAAGTATGAAAgttcacaatgttaaatatcaAGTTTTGGTTCAAGTGGTTGGTTCTACACAAATAGCTTAATGTGtagagaaagaaacaaaagaaaattttgttattattagtttGTCATCATGCATGCTTATTTAATTGTCATTGAAATTTATGTAActgattttgatattttgaataGTTTATCATTTTCATCAACAGGTCATAGACCTTGGCAGTGGTAAAGGTTACTTATCCTCATATCTTGCTTTAAACTTTGGGTTAATTGTATTGGGAATTGATGCATCTAGTAGTAATACTACTCTGGCTTGTGGCAGAAATTTTCGGCTTTATGAATTGTTAAATAAACAGCAACGTAAACATTCAATTTCTGGGACCACACAAATGCATGATTTCAACTTGGACAGtagtgaaaaagaaaaaatacattcttGTGGAAAGGAGAACATGACAAGCTGTTGCTCATTGAAAAATATGTCAAACTCCAGTTCTGAACTGTTTGCTAATGCAGAGGGTATTGGAAGATTTGTGCCAATTACAGCAAATATTAAGACAGACACAGTTTTAGAGGACTTAATTTCACAAGCCAAATATGAAATAGAACACCAGTTATCAACAAAAAATCCTTTGGTCAATATCATAGACACAGATCCAGTTTTATTATGTGGGTTACATACTTGTGGAAATTTGGCAGCTGCAGAACTAAAATTATTCTCCAGAAGtcaacagataaaagttttattaaatatcagCTGCTGTTACCATTTGTTACAAGAGGAATTTTGGAAAGACACATTCCACAAAGAAGGTAAATATAAGTTGATATGGTCGAATACTATTTCATATCGAGTATTGCATCCAACTCTTAAATGCcatcacatttattttaatctatttttctCTTACAAAAATAGTGTAGCAGTTTCCTACTGCCTTTCATATACAAACACATTTTGGAATACAGAcatgcttaaaataataaaatatttgatattaaggTTAAGTTAGTGTATAAATGTATAGGATATGTTTTTTCTACAGacagtaaaaaatgtaaattgagagagaatgtatatgtatataatttttaatacagtattgtACTTCTTCTCACAGAACAGCTTTTTCAAGTTTTACTGTTCTCTATCTAAGCAAATTCTTACCACTAGCCTTGATACTCTCAACTACCATCACATTTTCATATGAGGCAACTACATGATAGCATACTAATGAACATGCAACAACCGTCCACCAGTAGGATCTCAACACAACTTCTAGTATAACTGACCCTTACTATGCAAACTAGCTCAATTTACTTCTTAAAAGGCATTTTGCTCATATTTTCCTATATGGAATTTTCTTTTTGTCCCCTCCCTTATTTTTTGAAAGACCTAAATTTTTGTTCTTTACATTTGCTACTCCTGTTTTGAAATTTCAGTTTGTCTAATTAACATaacatatattttgatataatacatGATTTTTTGGAGCTCTCTGTTTGGGCTTATGTACTTCCATTCTTTGTTCAAATGGATTCTAAGTTTTAAGTTACACCTGCTATCACTGCAGTTCTTTCTGAAGCTGacctcaattaaaaaaaaaatcatagcttTGATTTCACAACTGTCAATGGGAGATGTTACAGCTTACATTGCTAGGAGTTGGCTACCTTTATATGGGTCCCTGATTTGCCTgtaaatactttttgttgttccCTGTTTAGGGGTACTTGAACACACAGAAGTGGATTTTGACAAACCTTTCTTCCCCTTCATGTGTTATATGGTCACATTTAGCTCCAGTGTTAGCATCAGGGCCTACTCCTCCTCCTTTCTGAAGTTAATAAACCAGGTATGTTACATTTCGTATTTATCTTCCCAGCCAGGTTTCAATTCTCATTCATTCATAGCCCTAGGAAGACCAGAGACTGGTGTCCAGTCATTGATTTCTCTTCTTTGAATTGCTTTCTTGACCTTCCTTGAATCAACATGAAGTTCAGTCTTCCTCTGATTGACTTTCACTTCAGGGCTTTGGATGACAAATTAAGTGTTTTGGATGCTTGTCTTCACATTCCCATCTCTACAGATcttgtttttttcctttgttttttaattgtgtttacCAATTCTTGGCTAGTTTCAGCTCTCTTCATTTTTATTGAGTTGCCAAGGCCTTTGCCAATTTTCTCCATTTCAGGGcacttttgttttatctttatatgGACAACTGGCTGTTTCTAGCTCCTTCATGTGCCACCTCTTCCCTTCACTCTCAGTTTCTTCTTCAAGAAGCTGCACAGGCAGGTTGGCTGGTCAAAGTGGAGAAGTCCTTTCTCTTCCCCTTCCCCCACTCAACACCTTGTTCATTTCAGGGTATTTTTCAATTCCTCTCTTTTCCAGTCTCATTCTTCTTCCGTTTGCCTGTTATCTGTGGAGTTTGTGGTTTTGGCCATTTCTTCCTATTGTTCTTCCAATGAGTGAGAgtttctgacttttttttttttcaggatgtGGACTATTATGGAGACACTAGTTGTACTTACTTAAGCCCACATGCAGCATCTTCAGTGGGATTTACTAGATTAGTGGAACCTCATTTGGGATCTAAATTTCCCCTTGTGGTTGGACAGAGACAACTCCACAGTAGTTTTTCCTCTTCCTTCTCCTCACCTGAGGATTCACTTCTTTACAGTGGCTTCTGTTTTCGTTTGggatgtgtatatacacacacaagagCTTTTGCACCTTTGGTTTATTGAGAAGCCAACTCTACATCTCAACTTCTTGGAATTACTACCTGTTCATTAAGAAGCCAATTTTTCCAGATGTGGTTGGTTGTGTTTCATTCTTTACTCATCAAAGGAGGACATATTTAAGATCTTTCTCTCCACATGTTGAACCTCCTATTTTGGGCATACTTTCATCACATATGTATATACTGGGTGCTTTGAATGTGGTCATGGTTTATTTATTATGCCCTGATAAGGTTTTTCCTCACAAAGTGGTCCCTTGACCCACAGATGATTTGGCTGGATGTGTTTCCTGTATGGTGCCCTTGAGCTGGATGCATTCAGTGCCCAACTGCATTTCAAACTTTCCATTATTTGTTAATGCTCTCAGGCAGGATTGGGGATATTTTTCCCTCTGTGCTTATCTCCTCATCTGTCTTCTTCCTTGCATCCTTTCTATCATACCACCACTCCATGTCATGTCATGGTGGCACAACTTCGTGCAGTGCAGTTATGGTTTCCACTTCTTTACTCACTTCTCTTGACAAATCCTCTTCCCCTCC
Above is a genomic segment from Tachypleus tridentatus isolate NWPU-2018 chromosome 11, ASM421037v1, whole genome shotgun sequence containing:
- the LOC143232345 gene encoding putative methyltransferase-like protein 25 isoform X3 produces the protein MTVQSHLANILCEIANFLLKHRNLTSVHLVDFFSDDVWNRALSPEIQCELLSISEKEFFQLIVDSEDFKQQQVKRDVPHLTRFIRQSCHYTLPNLGVCSSLEDILGNSLKSVVTTFHDPKFLISNKKNHEVEKMSEIISHVANQHDIKMVIDLGSGKGYLSSYLALNFGLIVLGIDASSSNTTLACGRNFRLYELLNKQQRKHSISGTTQMHDFNLDSSEKEKIHSCGKENMTSCCSLKNMSNSSSELFANAEGIGRFVPITANIKTDTVLEDLISQAKYEIEHQLSTKNPLVNIIDTDPVLLCGLHTCGNLAAAELKLFSRSQQIKVLLNISCCYHLLQEEFWKDTFHKEGDKDPIDVGFPLSSVLRQKKFFLSRNARMLACQAFERISQKGEVNFACLSL